The DNA window TAATGTCtctatacatgtagtttatagttgaacaatttaaaaaaaatcctttatgaagaaaataaatcattgcaaATGGTGAACATCTAAAATTAAATCTTGAAGTGTCGATGTGTTCAGTTTTATGAAAAAACGAAACAAAATTCAGGCATCTCCTCAcaatcaataatatttaattcaataaaaGATGATTTATAGtcagatatattgaaaataaagttaatcGGATTGCCAGCGTGTGTGATTAAATAGACCTAGTTATATAAACTACCCATTAAcaagaaacatatatttttagagATGAAGATGATAATTTAAATGGACCTTCAATAACAGTTTCTTTTGATGGTGCTTGGCAGAAACGAGGAAGTGGAAGAAGCTACAGTAGCTTGACAGGTATGCCTATATGTATATAGTAAAACGATAAATAGCTAAAACAGAGATTTCACGTCACCCCCAAAAATCACTTCTTATTTAGTTAATGATTTTGTATGCCCAGAGTCTAGAAGAAGGAGCATTAAGAGTAATCCTTCACCGTCCGGCTGTCTGTCCCATCTTTGTTTATACAATCTTgcttaaatttaataaaagaaattatcagTGTTAAATACAACAATTTGcagacatataaaaaagaagatgtggtatgattgccaatgagacaactatccacaaaagaccaaaatgacacaaacataaacaattttaggtcaccgtacggcctccaacaatgagcaaagcccactgaattacaagctcttgacttgggacaggcacatgcataaataatgtggcggggttaaacatgctagCGGGATCCCagccctcccctaacctgggacagtggtatgcATGGTTCAAGTTTGGGCTGTGAATCGCTTActattctagagttatgcccttttAAATGGGAACATTGTTTCTTATTATATATGTCATGTGAATTTTATAAATCTCATATACATTACTGAGTATCACAACATGTAAACAGTATTCGAATTTCAGTATTGGGTCTTTTGCCGTTCTGAAATTATGCTCTTTTTAACTCGAAATATTTCAAAGCTTTGGGCGGGGCATTTGggttttcatataaattattcttttcaattttatacatcGTCTGTTTACGGCACGTATTATAGTATACTGTTGTTCGTTCATTCGTcggtccgtccgtccgtcatcAACATGTCATACATTACCGCAAAAACGCTTTAACCAATTCTCATataactttggtgaattgtttatatttattgttgtgAGCTCTCATtcgtttttcataaattgtttatatctaaatatgtaaaatccattttgattttcataaatttcttatATGGCATTGAGaataaattgaactttatttgtttatagtcTGACAACAGATGTACTAAGTATTGCACAACAGCACCTTGTATTGCACAACAGtaataatatatgaatataatttcaatttatattacttattttaAGTTCTGTGACTACATTTATTCAGAAACCtgtaaaatgtcaaatatttgacTTGTACCAAGCTTGAATATGAATGTCGTTATAaatcatataattatattgGTAGGTCATGCTACAATGATTGGTGAAAAAACTGGAAAATGTGTGAGTCAAGGAACTAAATCAGCAGATTGCAGAAAGTGTATGTATGTGGATGAAAAGGGAGATGGACAGCACGATTGTAGGAAAAATCACAGCGGAAGTGCAAAGTCGATGGAGCCAAACTTAGCCGTTGAAATGGTGCAGGACCTGCAATGCAAAGGATGCACAGTTTCATGTATAATAATGGATGACGATACCACTACTCTAGCTAGacttaaacaaaacattaattcTGATATTGTTAAAAGGTCAGACAAAAACCACcagagaaaaaatattgttagtGACTTATACCGCTTACATGAAAAACACAAAGGTAAATTGTCAACAAGTACTATAAGCTACTTGACAAAAGATTTAGATTATGCGATAGCCCAAAACCAGAATCATGCAGAACAATTGAGCCAGAATATTTATGCTATCATTCCCCATTCTTTTGGTGATCATTCTCACTGTGACTTATCGTGGTGTAACTACCATAAAGATCCAGAAAATTACAAACACAAAAGTCTTCCGTATGGCAAAGATTTAAACGGAGAGGAAATGTTTGCTGATTTGTCAAAATTGTTTGATTCTTACGCAAAGAACTCACATAAATTAGCTAACTGTGGCAGCTCACAAGGAAACGAATCCTTAAATCAAATAATCGCGTTAAAGGCACCAAAAGCTAAGCATTTTGGGAGTAGCCAATCCCTTCCTTTCCGAGTATGCGTGGGTGTTATTCAGAAAAACGAAGGTCGTTCTTATATACCACAAGTATACGAAGCTCATAATTTGTCACCGGGAAAATTTACAGTAATGCATACGgcaaaaatagacaaaaagcGCAAACATGACAAAGTAAATGCAAGTACCCGGGAGGCAAAGAGAAAAAGACTAgtcaaaaaaggaaaattcaacATAAATCTAAAGGCCAAAGAAATACGAGAAGGCATCACATATGCAACCTCTATATCTGCACCAGGAAATTCGATAGAGAAAGCTGATGATATTTCACCCATTCCTGATCCTGAACCAGAAGTGACAGAAGATCCCGTGTCTTTGAAAGACGAAACATTTGTTTACTTTGACCTTGAAACTACAGGATTCGGTAAgaaattaattggttttgttgATGGCTGTCTTTTATTATATAGCCAATAGAATCGTTATCTTTTTTCGGCTACAGATTATTTTCCTATTTATGAAGAACTTAAACAGCCAGATCTTCTTTGATTTGAATCTACACTGAGTAATtggaaatttataaacaaaaaacaaaaacaacaaataaaaaaacacgatCAGGCTACACCAGTATGTAAATGTTATATGTGTGCCTAATATTTATATGTCTTATTGTCATTCAAAAAGGGATAAAATACAACTTGGAATATAATGCGTTGCTATTCTATAGGACCTGAATACATTATTAGAAATCTTTATAGTATCACAGTATATTTAAAATGTCTTAGCGTTTTTACCAATACTAAGaagtttgaataataatatcaaATGTATTTAACATTATGCATACATAATAAATAGGctaaataattatgaataaagAGAGAAATTAACTGGAATTCAGAAATTCAGAGGAcactacaaaaagaaaaaatcccCTTCACATCCGCAATCGCTACATATAATGTTTAACATGAAACAACAACCGTTTTTTTCTGCATTGAATTGTATGCGTTTCCGTTAGTTTTGCTAAGTAACATAAACGATAATCATTGTAGTTTTTTACTGTGTGCATCGTAAGATGAATGATAGGACGGCAATTTTTAAGTATTAATATCAAAGActtattttgaattgtttctttttcagGTACTGATTGTGATATCATTCAATTAGCTGCAGCATATGCCAACCAAAATTATAATCGGTATATGGTACCTAGTCAGCGTATCTCGCCATCTGCCTCTAAAGTAACCGGGTTTTCAAAAAGTGgtttaattttgtacaaaaacgGGGAAATTATGCAGACAGATGAAGAACCTGAAATTTTTAAGCAGTTTATTTCTTGGCTTccaaaaaaatgcattctgATTGGTcacaattcaaaaatttttgATTCCAGGATTCTGACTAAggctttacaaaataataatgtcATGAAAGATTTTGAATTGAAATGCGTTGGATTTATTGACACCTTATCATTGACGAAAGAACTACTACCAGACAGAAAGACAAGTAAGCAGTCATACAACCAGGAATCACTCGTGAAAGATATTGTTGGAATTAGTTATGATGCACACAATGCCATTGGTGATGTGCAATCCCTGCAACAGCTGATCAACACGTTAAAAGTTTCTCCAAGAATGCTTGAAAAACACAGCTTCTCTGTTCGCTACACAGTAAACATGATCAGTAAGCTGCAGCTAACTAAATCTAGACTGGAGTCATTTAACAACATACCATCTTCTTTTTGTTCAAAGACAATGCTGAACAAAATTGCCAAATCCGGTTTACGGTTAAACCATCTCATCCTTGCAGGAAATAGAGGAGGTGTTGATGGTATACGCGAATTGCTTACAGAACAGATCGACGGGAAGCCCCGAGTTACCAAAGACAAGAAGATACTGGACTCGATTTCAGAACATATTATGTCATTgcaaaactagaaaaaaaacattgtctgaacgtttatacattattttttttattttatattacacGTTTAGTTTCTAGATAAAACACATTacgattttataatattgacaTCAATTCACGAtcattgaacaaaacaaaaagtaggATAAAAGGATAATGGAAGATTTGCATCAAACTTTGATATATTGTGTAGGTTTTATCTATAAATTACGTGTATCCCCTTtgcttttataatataaaacatagtCACCATCTAATTTCAGGATGGAATAATAAATCAGTACTATTGTCTATTTTTTGTGTTGTACGTCGTACGACGATTCATCGGCACATTGATGACTCGATTaggtaaaaaaatgtgtttttcagTACAGTTTGTCTTTTGACTTTTTCTACAGTTTTTCTGCGgcattgtcaatttgttttcatcTTTGGAACATTTCGTTTTCCTTACTGATTGAGCagcagcaaatatttcatgtattttcgGGTCGAAAATGTATTCAATGAATGTATATCGTCATTCTGTGGATTTCAATGATAGTTTCCGTTTACTTGGCTTAAACTTTTACAGATTCTAAACTACCAGTCcattgtttaaagattttcttttatcattaaATCAGTGCCTTAATTGTTGTTCATTGACGTAAACCCCACACTGATAGAAAAATTAAGTTATACATGACTAGGGTCTCATCTAATCTGTAAACAAATGAATATCCGTAATAACTAGTGATACTTTTTCAGACAGGATAATTATTTCATAAGCGCTATAGCGCGTAATTAGTTTAAAAACACATTGTAAACAAAGAGACGCCTTGAGGTAGCGGTCGTTGTCTTCATTTGACAAGATTTTTATGTTGGTGACTATTCTGCTGATAGAGACTTGACGTTGCGTAATCCTCTTCGGCGACGTCATGCAATTTCTATCTTTTACCGTCAGCAATACCCTTTCAACGgctgatatataaaaaaggagtCCGGTAACCATAggaaaattatatatcaatagaAAGGAAAATTCtatcataaaaacatttaatttttatagaaaaatcgTGGGAATGGTTTTAACTGCAGTTTAAAATAAGCTGGAAATTTCTTACTTTTTGCGTAAATTTGACGTTATGTCTATGTACTTCATGGTGTTTTTCTAACAATTTCAAATGACTGTAACTTTGAAAGTACATCGGTTACCCactcaaaattttcaatttttctgtttgtttttaaaagttctaCGTGAAtacaatttcttaaaaaaatcggTGGACAAGCCATTTACGTACCTGTTACCTTAAGTCATAATCATAAGTTGAAAACAAGATATTCTATAGAATGACCAATAAATATCCTGTggaataattaatatttaaaaaaaaaaaaaaggatttgtgACTAAACATGAAATTAAGCTGCACGTTCATAGTACATTTATACTCTGCTCCCATAatgattttctattttcagtggaccatgaaatttggcattaaatttaatataatataataacataGACCACATGtgtattaattttaaagttgattggactttattAAAAACTATCTTGGCCAACAACTTGAACcaaaacttttacctgaagtGAAACAGATGAAAGGATAAAAACGCAAAATAAAAAGATCTTTTCACgggaaaaaaacaataaaaactctTGTTTCTACTTATTTTACAAATCACATAAGCTTTGGAGCTTCATGAATGGAAACACTTGAAACAAAAGTGTAAAGCATGCTGAGCATAAATATTCCATTATATATCATTATGAAAAAAAGCATTTCATTTCAATGGTAACTTCAACATGTTGACTTAAACATCTGTCAAATCTAATAAAGAAagtgcaattttttaaaataagatggTTTGAATAAAATGCATTGTGAAGTCAACACAATAGACTGATAGGACAGGATAGATAAGCTTGTTTATCATTCTACagttttttttcctcaattgtTACTATGTTTTGTACTTACCCTGTTCTTTCTCCCATACAAAACCATTTTTCTGTTGTGTGAGGCCTTTTTTCCATCCTCCTCCATTTGTCTCCTTTGTTTTATGGTATTGAAATATGTCTCAATACCAGCTGGAAAGTGAATATAATGTACAAGTCAGTAATAGGACTATTCCATTTAAATTTCCCACCTGAGGGTGGaaggctaccattttttttttattctgttggGGGAGgggttttaaaatttgaatgtgaaattaaagaTTGTGGGACTAGTCACACTCAGTTTATTTTGGTGTTTGATGCTGGTGTAAATTACATTAAATGACAGCCATTTCAGTGACAGGTATTACTACAGAAcctttcctctaggtggcgtgtCTTGGAAGAAAAGACATTTACTTGATGGgacatatattttcaaaattttcctataggaggggtataaaaattaggCAGCATCACCATTTTCCTCCATGGCTTattattgagtttttttttttgtcttattcaatttcaatattaatgaCAATATTAAGTActcccattttgttttcttttgactTATAAGATGTATTTGTAATTAGCCCAATCAGCTGTTTAACTGAAACTGAATTACTGCCCTTTTAATCTAattttatctatctatttaGTAATTAATCTATTAATCAATAGcaaatcaatataaattcaatgtgcaaattttcaaacagaaaataggTCATTCATTGTTTGATTGTCTAGttcattcaaatataaaattgttttgaattatttttctgttgttttttcctgCAATTATCTTTGGTCTCTATAACATCAATGAAGTTTTCAATCGTTTGACTAAAGTGCATTAAAATTACCAGATGTCAAAGAATGGATctcatataaaaattaaagtgctTGAATGATTAACATATTCaaattc is part of the Mytilus trossulus isolate FHL-02 chromosome 13, PNRI_Mtr1.1.1.hap1, whole genome shotgun sequence genome and encodes:
- the LOC134695243 gene encoding uncharacterized protein LOC134695243, whose translation is MSEEIPLRRKNGQFGGKVFNNSRQNLTKSVVVVNEMSCPNETLLPSQENDSNSTLAWRDGRRVVELGLLADQLKACKNCYSPLYLHNCSKEQRYGLGSILYIPCGSCPYTNLINTGKRHRSETSKKGMLIWDVNTKCSLAYLDAGMGPHQTVNFLAGINIPPIAVKNLKIREREIGKTIEKCAEMSCQKALQEEIDLSRDEDDNLNGPSITVSFDGAWQKRGSGRSYSSLTGHATMIGEKTGKCVSQGTKSADCRKCMYVDEKGDGQHDCRKNHSGSAKSMEPNLAVEMVQDLQCKGCTVSCIIMDDDTTTLARLKQNINSDIVKRSDKNHQRKNIVSDLYRLHEKHKGKLSTSTISYLTKDLDYAIAQNQNHAEQLSQNIYAIIPHSFGDHSHCDLSWCNYHKDPENYKHKSLPYGKDLNGEEMFADLSKLFDSYAKNSHKLANCGSSQGNESLNQIIALKAPKAKHFGSSQSLPFRVCVGVIQKNEGRSYIPQVYEAHNLSPGKFTVMHTAKIDKKRKHDKVNASTREAKRKRLVKKGKFNINLKAKEIREGITYATSISAPGNSIEKADDISPIPDPEPEVTEDPVSLKDETFVYFDLETTGFGTDCDIIQLAAAYANQNYNRYMVPSQRISPSASKVTGFSKSGLILYKNGEIMQTDEEPEIFKQFISWLPKKCILIGHNSKIFDSRILTKALQNNNVMKDFELKCVGFIDTLSLTKELLPDRKTSKQSYNQESLVKDIVGISYDAHNAIGDVQSLQQLINTLKVSPRMLEKHSFSVRYTVNMISKLQLTKSRLESFNNIPSSFCSKTMLNKIAKSGLRLNHLILAGNRGGVDGIRELLTEQIDGKPRVTKDKKILDSISEHIMSLQN